One Caretta caretta isolate rCarCar2 chromosome 8, rCarCar1.hap1, whole genome shotgun sequence DNA window includes the following coding sequences:
- the NME5 gene encoding nucleoside diphosphate kinase homolog 5 isoform X1, producing the protein MQALMPEPQIYVERTLALIKPDVIDKEEEIEDIILRSGFTIVQKRKLQLSPEQCSNFYADQYGKMFFPNLTAYMSSGPLVAIVLARHHAIAYWKELIGPSNSIRAKETHPDSLRAIYGTDDLRNAVHGSIRFSSAEREIQFMFPEVIIEPIPVGQAAKDYLNLYVNPTLLAGLTELCKQKPADPLIWFADWLIEHNPNKPRLQQWMTVEEP; encoded by the exons ATGCAAGCGTTAATGCCTGAGCCTCAGATTTATGTAGAAAGAACTCTGGCCCTCATCAAACCAGATGTAATtgacaaagaagaagaaatagaaGATATAATTCTCAGATCAGGATTCACCATTGTTCAG aaACGAAAGCTCCAACTAAGCCCAGAGCAATGCAGCAACTTTTATGCAGATCAATATGGCAAAATGTTTTTTCCTAATTTAACAGCATATATGAGTTCTGGGCCTTTAGTTGCTATAGTTCTTGCCAGACATCATGCTATCGCATACTGGAAAGAGTTGATTGGACCATCAAATAGTATAAGAGCTAAGGAAACGCACCCTGACAG TTTAAGAGCAATCTATGGAACAGATGATCTGAGGAATGCAGTTCATGGCAGTATCAGATTTTCCTCAGCAGAAAGAGAAATTCAGTTCATGTTTCCTGAAG TGATTATTGAGCCAATTCCAGTTGGACAAGCTGCAAAGGATTACCTGAACCTCTATGTCAATCCTACACTACTAGCTGGGCTCACCGAGCTTTGTAAGCAGAAACCAGCAGATCCATTG ATTTGGTTTGCTGATTGGTTGATAGAACATAATCCCAATAAACCTAGGCTACAGCAGTGGATGACTGTGGAAGAACCTTAA
- the NME5 gene encoding nucleoside diphosphate kinase homolog 5 isoform X2 has translation MQALMPEPQIYVERTLALIKPDVIDKEEEIEDIILRSGFTIVQKRKLQLSPEQCSNFYADQYGKMFFPNLTAYMSSGPLVAIVLARHHAIAYWKELIGPSNSIRAKETHPDSLRAIYGTDDLRNAVHGSIRFSSAEREIQFMFPEVIIEPIPVGQAAKDYLNLYVNPTLLAGLTELYLVC, from the exons ATGCAAGCGTTAATGCCTGAGCCTCAGATTTATGTAGAAAGAACTCTGGCCCTCATCAAACCAGATGTAATtgacaaagaagaagaaatagaaGATATAATTCTCAGATCAGGATTCACCATTGTTCAG aaACGAAAGCTCCAACTAAGCCCAGAGCAATGCAGCAACTTTTATGCAGATCAATATGGCAAAATGTTTTTTCCTAATTTAACAGCATATATGAGTTCTGGGCCTTTAGTTGCTATAGTTCTTGCCAGACATCATGCTATCGCATACTGGAAAGAGTTGATTGGACCATCAAATAGTATAAGAGCTAAGGAAACGCACCCTGACAG TTTAAGAGCAATCTATGGAACAGATGATCTGAGGAATGCAGTTCATGGCAGTATCAGATTTTCCTCAGCAGAAAGAGAAATTCAGTTCATGTTTCCTGAAG TGATTATTGAGCCAATTCCAGTTGGACAAGCTGCAAAGGATTACCTGAACCTCTATGTCAATCCTACACTACTAGCTGGGCTCACCGAGCTTT ATTTGGTTTGCTGA